The Methanobrevibacter millerae genome includes the window TAAGAACACAAACAAAATATTTGGAAAGAGGCAATATTCCTTCTATTCCCAAACTTCCAAATGTTTTTGCCATAAGACAAAATACTCCAATAGGTGCAAATTTCATAACAATGGAAGTCATTTCCATCATAATCCTATTACCCTCTTTGAAAAAATCATTGAACAATTTCGTTTCATTTTTTAATTTAGCCAAAATAATACCAGTTAAAAGTCCAAAAATTATCACAGGCAACATGTCCCCATTAGCCAATGAATTAAATGGATTATCTGGCACAATATTTAAAACAGTATCAGCCATCGTTTGATTAATAGCTACATCAGCAGTTTGAACTACATGAGACATGTCCAAACCCAAACCGGGTTTAATTAAAATGCCTATGGATAAAGCAACTGTTACTGCAATTGCAGTTGTAATAAGATAAATCAATATTGTTGTTCCACCGATAGAACCTAATGTCTTAATATCTGAAATCGAAGCTACACCAACAACAATAGAACAAAAAACAAGAGGAACAACAAGCATTTTCATTAATTTAATGAATAAGTTACCACCCAAATAAAAAACATTCTCCATTAAAATTACATCTTTTATAAATGGGTTATGAACCCAAAAATTCAATATCAAACCGAAAATTAGGCCCAGTACCATACCAATTAATATCCAGTTACCTAAACTAATACTTCTTAATTTGTTTATCATTAAACATCACACATATTTAATATTTGAACATTATATTAAATAAAATTTATATGTATCGGACACTAAATAGAATTAGAAAACATGAAAATCAGAAAATCCAAACCTCAGGATATTGGCAGAATAATGGAAATATATGGCATTGCAAGAGATTTCATGGAAAAACATGGAAATCCAAATCAATGGGGGGCAACTAACTGGCCACCAACAGAACTGATAGCCAATGATATTGAAAATGGCAATAGTTATGTTTGTTCAAACAACAACAAAATCATAGCCACATTCTTTTTTGTACAAGGTAAAGATATTGAACCAACATATGCTGAAATCACTAACGGTTCATGGATTGATGATGCACTCTATGGAGTTATACACAGAATAGCTAGCGACGGAACTAAAAGAGGTGTCGGATCTTTTTGTATCAACTGGGCTTATGAACAGTGCAATCATCTCCGCATCGATACTCATGTAGATAACTTAATTATGCAGAACCTTTTAGAAAAACTTGGATTTATTCATTGCGGTACTATTTATGTAGAAAAAGATAATTATCCAAGATTAGCTTATGAAAAACAAGAAAATAGATTAATTATCACTAATTTTAAACAATATGGCAAAAAACTTATTTTTTAATGATAATTTTTAACCTCCGAAATAATCATATTAATCTAAAAATATGATGTATAAATGATAATTTATTGTAATCTTTTAAACATATGATATGCATTATTTTATAAAATAATATACTACCAACATATTTAAATAACAATTTTTTAATTATTTATCTTTTATAAAGCATAATAATAAATTAAAATTATTATTTTTAAAATTAATCCCCGAATTTAAAATGAAATCATAAAATCATGATTAATCATTAATAATAAATTATTTTTCATAATTTAAAACTATTTCAAGAAAAATAAAAAATAATAAGCTATTTTCAATTTTAATTAATAAATATTAAATAATTCTTTATTTGAGAACAGTATATTTTTTTATTTTAAAATTAAACATTCATAAATAAATTTAAAAAAATACTGAAAATAATATAGAAAAGTATAAATATATTTAAAATAAACAATTTAATAGATTCAACTTTATTTAAACTTAAATAGATTTGAATAAGTTGGATCAAAAATATAGAGGTTATTAAAAAATGTTTAAATTTGATAAAGAACAAGAAGTTTTTGACTTCGCTGGAGTCAAAATGGGTGGACAACCTGGAGAATACCCTACTGTTTTAGCAGGTACTATTTTCTATGGTGGACACAATATTCTTAATGATGAATTAACTGGTGACTTCGACAAAAGCAAAGCCGAAGAATTGGTTAATGATATGGCATCAATTTCAGACGTAACTGGAAACCCATATATTGTGCAAGTTTTCGGACAAACCGAAGAAGCACTTCCAAAATATATTGAATATATAGGTGAAATATGTGATGCTCCTTTCCTTATAGATTCAACATCTGGAGACGCCAGGGTTGCTGGTGCACAATATTCCGATGAGGTCGGATTAACTGATAGAGCAATCTATAACTCAATCAATATGGCAGCGGACAAATCTGAATTAGAAGCACTTGCAGATACCGATATTTCCGCATCAATCATTCTTGGATTCAACCCAATGAATGCTACTGTAGAAGGTAAAATGAACATGTGGGAAAACGGGGACGATGGTGCATATGAAAAAGGTTTATTAGAAGTGGCTGCCGAATGTGGTATTGACAAATTTATGATGGATACCGCTGTAACTCCATTAGGACAGGGTGCGGGCATTGCTGCAAGAACTTCCTTTGCAGAAAAAGCTAAATGGGGATATCCTGTTGGATCAGGAATACACAACGTACCATCCGCATGGGATTGGTTAAGAGAATATAAAAAACAAGGAAATAAAACCGCATTTACTGTATGTGATATCGGTGCAAATATTGTACAGGTAATGTGTGCAGGAGACTTTGTTCTATTTGGACCTATTGAAAATGCAAAAATTGCATTCCCTGCTGTTGCACAAACTGATATGTTCATATCAGAAGCAGCAAAACCATTAGGTACTGAACCTGTAGATTTCCACCCTATGAACAATTTGTTATAACTTATCAAAAGTTTAATCTATTTTCAAACCTCAACATCAATTTGTTCTTAATATCTTTAATAGATATTAGACAAATCTTAAAAAATATAATCCAAAAATACCAAATTAGCACCGGAAACATCCGGTGCTTAATACCTATCAACCAAAAAAAACATTAATTTTAATTACTGAATAATATCCTTACTGATTTTAGCTACCAATCCCATGAAAAAATAATACTAAAAACAAGTATAAATAGAATTTCAAACAAAGAATATAATAATTAACGAAGGTGATAAAAATGCCTGAAACAGATTATTTAAAAATACCTCAAAATAGAGTCGGTGCTTTGATTGGTCCTAATGGAGAAGTGAAAAAATCCATTGAGAAATTAACCGGCACAATACTCGACATTGATAGTGATGATGGGACTGTTTATATCACTCCCCGTGAGGATATGGAGGATCCTTTAGGTGTTTGGAATGCTAATCATATTGTAAAAGCCATTGCACGTGGTTTTAATCCGGAAGTTGCAAAAAAGTTAATTCACGACGACATCTATCTTGAAATCATGAAATTGCCACTATATATCGGAAAATCCAAAAAGGCATTGGCAAGATATAAAGGCAGAATAATAGGCAAAAATGGTAAAACCCGTGAACTCATTACTGAATTAGCTGAAGTGGATATGGCAGTTTATGGTAAAACCGTTTCATTAATTGGTGAAATGGATAATGTTATGGTAGCTAAAGAAGCAGTAGAAATGCTTTTAAACGGTTCCAGACACAAAACAGTTTATGCATTTTTAGAAAATAAAAAAGAAACACTAAAACTTAAAGAATTTAAAGACCTCGTCGGAATCCATGACGATAAAATTGAGTTCAAAGACGGAATTGAATTCGACGAAGAAACATTAGAGTAACATTATTATATGTTACTATTTTACTTTTTTTATATGCTATTATTACAACACCATTAAAATAATTACATAAGAGTAAAAAATTATAAAAGTTAATAGCAAACTATTATATACTTCAACCAACATATATAGGTAACATAGTATAAATACTATATTTTCAACAATTTTTATTATTATTTTATTGTATATTTTTCAACAAATTAGCCAAGGTACTGTAAAAATATTACTTATCAAATGCTCTCGGATGTTATTTATATACTTTTAAAATTAATAATTTAATTATAAAAAAATATTTAAAAATTAAAGGAGGACACATTTTGGTACAAACTGATGCAGGACTTGATTGGCAAAAGGATTTCCAACACTTAACACCATCAGAGTTCTTTCGTAAAAATAAGCAGATGTTAGGTTTTACCGGTAAAATTCGTTCATTAACTATTGTTTTCCACGAATTGATTACAAACAGTTTTGATGCAGCCGAAGAATCTGGAATATTACCTGATATCGATATTGAATTAAAACGTGTTGACAAAGAACACTACATATTAAGACACAAAGATAACGGACCAGGTATTCCTGAAGACTATGTAATGCAGGTATATTGTAGTATGTTTGCAGGATCCAAATTCAGAAACATCCAATCCAGAGGACAACAGGGTTTAGGTTGTAGTGGTTGTGTATTATTATCACAAATGACTACAGGTAAACCTGCCCGCGTAATTTCATGCTATAAAGATGGAGATGAAATTAAGGGAGTTAAAATGAAGTTCCAAATGGATGTTAAAAACAATACCGGAATTTTAATGGAAAGAGAGGATTATGCTGGTGAGTCAACCGGTGTTTGTATTGAATTGCAATTTAAAGAAGTTTCCTACTCAATGGCGGAACAAGGTGCATTCGAATACATCAGAAGAACCATGATTGGAAACCCTCATGCAAAAATCACATTCAGAGACCCGACCGGACACAAATATATCTTCAAAAGAGCAGCAGATGTTGTTCCTACACTCCCAAAAGAAGTATTGCCACACCCTAAAGGTGTAAGTGCAGACGATTTAATGACAATGGCACAAAATACTGATAAAAGAAGATATAAAAGTATGTTAACCGCTTCAATGTCAAGGATGTCTAATAAAAGAGTAGATGAAATAGCTGAGATGACAGGAATTGACATGAACAAACGTCCTAAAGACATGACATTTCCAGAAGCAGAGGCTATAGTTCAATGCTTTAAGAAAATGAAATTCATGGCTCCTCCTACCGACGGTCTTATACCAATCGGGTCAGAGCAAATTGAAAAAGGTATGAAACAAATCCTAAAACCCGAATTTGTAACAACAATTACCAGAAAACCTGTTACTTATGCGGGTGGGGTATCATTCATTATCGAAGCAGGACTTGCATACGGTGGAGATTCAGGAAGAATCGTTAATGAACAAAGAAAATCAGAAATCATGAGATTTGCTAACAGAGTTCCATTGACTTTCGATGCAGGAAGCTGTGCTATTACCGAAGCTTTAAAAAGTATAGACTGGAAACGTTACGGTCTTAAAGATTTAGATAATACTCCGTTAACTTTATTCGTTAATATTATTTCTACACAAGTTCCTTACCTTTCCACAGGTAAACAAAGTGTTTCTCCAGAACCTGAAATTGTTCAAGAAATCAGACAGGCTACAATGAAATTAGCTCGTCAATTACAAAAACACCTCAGAGCAAAAAGAGCAGCAAAAGAAAAAGAAAAACGTTCCAAAGTATTTGAAGAATATGTTCCAGTTATTATCGAAGAAGCTGCTAAACTTGGTGAAACCGGAGTCCCTGAATACCAGGAAGTCCTTGCTAAAGTAACCAAAAGGGCTCTTGCAGAATTACTTGGTGAAAAAGTTGAGGAAGAAGAGGAAGAAGAAGAACTTGATGCAATCATCATGGAAGAGCTTGATGAACACGGATATGCAGTAGATGAAGAGCACAGTAATCTCAACTTCGATGAAGATGAAGATGAAGAGGATATTGAATAGGTGATTAGATGGCTGATGAAGTAAAACAAGAAGGCAAATCACATAAAGAGCTCAGAAAAGAATATACATTTAACAAATTAAAAGGTTTAGGACAAGAAATTATTGAAGAAATTGAAAAACAAAAAGTTCCATCCCTTAGAGTTCCATCAAGAGGAACCGGAAACATCGTATATGATGATGCTAAAAGATACTATGTTTTAGGAGACAGATACGGTAGAAGATCTCTTGGTAATGTTAAGCAAATTAGAAAATTAGGTCAAATGGTATATGTTGCAAACTTCTGTAAAGATTTAGTTGCAAGAGAAAAAACAGCTACCATCAGGGAAATGTATTATGTTTCCGAAGGTTGGGGAATCAGCTTTAAAACGCAACAGGAATCAAACATTGTTGGAGAAGACTTGGAAGTTACATTAGGTACTACACGTGAAGATTTAGGATTAATGCCTGAAGAAGACGGTGCATCCGTTTACGGAGACATCACCCTTTTAGATGATGATGTTGAAATTAATGCTGCAAAAGCCGGAAAATCAGGTTATACAATATCTCCTACTATCGATCAGGTAGAGTTCTTGGATCATGGTGTTGAAAGAGTTATTGCTGTGGAAACCATGGGAATGTTCCACAGGATGGTTCAGGAAAATGCTCACGACAGATTCAATACTTTAATTATTGGACTTAAAGGACAAGCTGCTCGTGCTACAAGAAGATTCATTAAAAGAGTTAATGAAGAATTAAATTTACCTGTTTATATCTGTAACGACGGAGACCCTTGGGGATTCCACATTGCACAAGTTATTATTTCTGGAAGTGCAAAATTAGCTCACGTTAATCATGATTTAGCAACTCCTGATGCTAAATTCATGGGAGTAACAGCATCTGATATTATTAATTACGATTTACCTACAGATAAACTTAAAGATGTTGACGTAATGAGGTTAAAAGAGCTTTCTAAAGACCCAAGGTATAAAAACGATTTCTGGCAAACTGAAATCAAAAAGATGCTTAAAATTGGTAAAAAAGCAGAACAGCAATCTTTCTCAAAATATGGGCTTGAGTACGTTGTAGATACTTACTTCCCAGAAAAATTAGAACAATTGGAAAATTAAATCTAAAATTTTCCTTCTTTTTTATTTTTTATAAATTTTTTTAAGACAAACTTTATATACTATTTTTCATATATACCCTAGTAGGTATAGGTTGTGATATTTTGAAAAAATGTATGGATAGTGAAAATCTGCATAGAAGACTTAAAAAAATCATTGGTCAAATCAATGCAATTGACCGTATGATTGATGAAGATATTCCCTGCGAGCAAATATTGATGCAAGTTAATGCTTCTAAGTCTGCACTACATAAAGTTGGGCATATTATTGTAGAAGGACATTTGGAACATTGCGTTAAAGACGCCATTGATGAAGGAGATGCAGATGATGCATTAGGTGATATTTCATCAATTTTAGAATACTATTCAAGAATTTAATTTTTTTTAAAATTAGACATATACCATAAGGGGTATACCTATACCATGGGGCTGTTTAAAATGAATTTAAAGTTTGGCAAAAGTGAAATCAAAGACATAATATTCATTGCAGTTTCAGCCATGAGTGTAATATTAAGTTTTGTACTGAATATTAATTACTTATCCTGGATTGCAATAATATTATGTGGAATTCCAATATTTAAAGATTGTATCGAAGGATTAATAACAGAATTCGATATTAAAGCAGATTTACTGGTAACAATAGCAATTATCGCTTCAATTATGATTGGAGAAATATTTGCTGCAGGTGAAATTGCAACAATTATGGCAATTGGAGGATTTTTAGAAGAATACACAATGGGTAAAACTCAATCAAAAATCGAAGAACTTATTAAGATAACACCACAAGTTGCAAGAAGAATTAAAAATGGAATCGAAGAGGAAATAAATGTTGAAGATGTT containing:
- a CDS encoding dicarboxylate/amino acid:cation symporter — encoded protein: MINKLRSISLGNWILIGMVLGLIFGLILNFWVHNPFIKDVILMENVFYLGGNLFIKLMKMLVVPLVFCSIVVGVASISDIKTLGSIGGTTILIYLITTAIAVTVALSIGILIKPGLGLDMSHVVQTADVAINQTMADTVLNIVPDNPFNSLANGDMLPVIIFGLLTGIILAKLKNETKLFNDFFKEGNRIMMEMTSIVMKFAPIGVFCLMAKTFGSLGIEGILPLSKYFVCVLIGLAIQAFVVYPSLLVIFTRLNPIHFFRKFMPVIFFAFSSSTSNATIPLNIEKLSEMGVSRDVSSFTIPLGATINMDGTAIMQGVAVMFAAQAYGVDLGTSALLTVIFTAVMASIGTASVPSVGLVTLTMVFNSIGLPIDAIGIIFGIDHILDMFRTAVNVTGDAICSMIVSFRNKAMDIDIFNGKKEAEKETKII
- a CDS encoding DNA topoisomerase IV subunit A; its protein translation is MADEVKQEGKSHKELRKEYTFNKLKGLGQEIIEEIEKQKVPSLRVPSRGTGNIVYDDAKRYYVLGDRYGRRSLGNVKQIRKLGQMVYVANFCKDLVAREKTATIREMYYVSEGWGISFKTQQESNIVGEDLEVTLGTTREDLGLMPEEDGASVYGDITLLDDDVEINAAKAGKSGYTISPTIDQVEFLDHGVERVIAVETMGMFHRMVQENAHDRFNTLIIGLKGQAARATRRFIKRVNEELNLPVYICNDGDPWGFHIAQVIISGSAKLAHVNHDLATPDAKFMGVTASDIINYDLPTDKLKDVDVMRLKELSKDPRYKNDFWQTEIKKMLKIGKKAEQQSFSKYGLEYVVDTYFPEKLEQLEN
- a CDS encoding metal-sensing transcriptional repressor, which encodes MKKCMDSENLHRRLKKIIGQINAIDRMIDEDIPCEQILMQVNASKSALHKVGHIIVEGHLEHCVKDAIDEGDADDALGDISSILEYYSRI
- a CDS encoding GNAT family N-acetyltransferase — encoded protein: MKIRKSKPQDIGRIMEIYGIARDFMEKHGNPNQWGATNWPPTELIANDIENGNSYVCSNNNKIIATFFFVQGKDIEPTYAEITNGSWIDDALYGVIHRIASDGTKRGVGSFCINWAYEQCNHLRIDTHVDNLIMQNLLEKLGFIHCGTIYVEKDNYPRLAYEKQENRLIITNFKQYGKKLIF
- the mtrH gene encoding tetrahydromethanopterin S-methyltransferase subunit H, coding for MFKFDKEQEVFDFAGVKMGGQPGEYPTVLAGTIFYGGHNILNDELTGDFDKSKAEELVNDMASISDVTGNPYIVQVFGQTEEALPKYIEYIGEICDAPFLIDSTSGDARVAGAQYSDEVGLTDRAIYNSINMAADKSELEALADTDISASIILGFNPMNATVEGKMNMWENGDDGAYEKGLLEVAAECGIDKFMMDTAVTPLGQGAGIAARTSFAEKAKWGYPVGSGIHNVPSAWDWLREYKKQGNKTAFTVCDIGANIVQVMCAGDFVLFGPIENAKIAFPAVAQTDMFISEAAKPLGTEPVDFHPMNNLL
- the top6B gene encoding DNA topoisomerase VI subunit B; protein product: MVQTDAGLDWQKDFQHLTPSEFFRKNKQMLGFTGKIRSLTIVFHELITNSFDAAEESGILPDIDIELKRVDKEHYILRHKDNGPGIPEDYVMQVYCSMFAGSKFRNIQSRGQQGLGCSGCVLLSQMTTGKPARVISCYKDGDEIKGVKMKFQMDVKNNTGILMEREDYAGESTGVCIELQFKEVSYSMAEQGAFEYIRRTMIGNPHAKITFRDPTGHKYIFKRAADVVPTLPKEVLPHPKGVSADDLMTMAQNTDKRRYKSMLTASMSRMSNKRVDEIAEMTGIDMNKRPKDMTFPEAEAIVQCFKKMKFMAPPTDGLIPIGSEQIEKGMKQILKPEFVTTITRKPVTYAGGVSFIIEAGLAYGGDSGRIVNEQRKSEIMRFANRVPLTFDAGSCAITEALKSIDWKRYGLKDLDNTPLTLFVNIISTQVPYLSTGKQSVSPEPEIVQEIRQATMKLARQLQKHLRAKRAAKEKEKRSKVFEEYVPVIIEEAAKLGETGVPEYQEVLAKVTKRALAELLGEKVEEEEEEEELDAIIMEELDEHGYAVDEEHSNLNFDEDEDEEDIE
- a CDS encoding KH domain-containing protein, giving the protein MPETDYLKIPQNRVGALIGPNGEVKKSIEKLTGTILDIDSDDGTVYITPREDMEDPLGVWNANHIVKAIARGFNPEVAKKLIHDDIYLEIMKLPLYIGKSKKALARYKGRIIGKNGKTRELITELAEVDMAVYGKTVSLIGEMDNVMVAKEAVEMLLNGSRHKTVYAFLENKKETLKLKEFKDLVGIHDDKIEFKDGIEFDEETLE